TCAAAAAATTGGTCAAAGTTCAAACTACTAAGTGAATCCAAAAAATGGGAAATCACAAAAGACATCCTTTCAGTTTATCGCTTTGAAATTGGGGGAATTCCTTTCCCCATCCTTCTCAAAAACAATGGAAAAAATTTCCGTAAGATTTCAGAAACTGGATATGATTTTTATTTAGAAAGTTTTCGATCCTGGAAAGATAAACACCAATACTTTGAATTTGATGATTTGATTTTTGACTTTCTTCATTTTTTAGATTCTGCATCGGCAAACTTAGTCAAAGAAAGATGGACATCTCTGATCATCGATGAATTCCAAGACACTGACGAAGTCCAACTCCAAATCATCCAAAAGATGAAATTCCAATCCATCACTGTTGTGGGTGATGATTGGCAGGCCATTTATGGATTTCGAGGTGCAACTCCTAAACCTTTTTTAGATTTTCCCAAACATTTTCCTGAAGTGATCCAATTTTTTCTATCAACTAACTACCGTTCAAAGGAATCCATCATCAAATCCTCTCTCCTTCCTTTAAATCATAACAAGGACAAAATTCCAAAACAGGTACAAAACTTTCGAAAGGAAAAAGGAACTTTTTTGGTGGAAAGAATCAGAGAAACAACAAAACGTCCAATGGAGATTTGGAAACATTGGCAAACGAAAGACCCAAATACTATCATTCTCACCAGGAGTAATTACAGAAAAAATGAATGGATCCAATCAGGAGTTCCACATTCGCAAGTGATGACGATCCATAGTGCAAAAGGATTAGAGTTCCAAACAGTCCTCCTAGACCTAGTGCTCGGCTGGAGTGAAAGCAGAAACGATATCGATGAAGCTGAAGAACGTAGGATCCTGTATGTTGGCCTATCAAGAGCAAAGGACAATTTGGTTCTTTTAATCCCGGACAAACCCAAACCAGAACGTCTCGCCGATCAAATGAGCGGGGATTTTTCATTCAGGAACCGATTGCGAAATCGTACTTTACGGTGGGCTCGGCTCTGGTGAAGTGGTTTTACCTTGGGGGATTAGCTCAGTTGGTTAGAGCGCTACCTTGACATGGTAGAGGTCACTGGTTCGAACCCAGTATCTCCCACCAAGGATCCTTCCTCCCACCTAGTTTTTATTTTTCAGAACACCAAACAAAGTTTCGACTTGCATCTCTAAAGAACATCCTTAAAGTTCGAACCGATGAAACCTAAGTTCCTGGCAGAAGAATTCCTATTGGCTTTGTATTTTTTGGTATTTAGCATTGTTTCCGGACTCGTATTCTATTGGTCAGATAGTCCGTCCGGGATCAAACTTGCATCGCTTACTTTACTATTCCACATCAGTTTCGTGGTGTTATCACTTGGACTTCGCTGGCATACTCCATTTCGTATTTGGAAGTTTTTAGTTCCCTTATCCATTTTTATGGTATTTCCAGATTGGTTTCTATCTAGTGCCTTACAGATCTTAGTTTTTCCTGAAGATGGATTCTTAAAAATAGGAACTGTTTCTGGTTATATGGCCGGCCTTTGGGTCATTCCTTTGTTTATCTGTGTTTATACAGGAATCAAATTGGAAGAAATGTCTGTATCCATTATTGGAACTGGACTTTGGGTCGGGATCACTGCGTTAGTTATTTTTGGAACTTCTGAAGCAACTATGTGGATACTCGGATCTTGGTATCCACAAAATGTAAAAATGTGGGGAAAGGTGGCCTATTACGTATTAGTTCCTGAAATGATTTTAGGA
This genomic stretch from Leptospira harrisiae harbors:
- a CDS encoding UvrD-helicase domain-containing protein encodes the protein MWSDEQKKIIHCNFPIKQVIAGAGSGKTATMVGLLEERELQKSILPKNTLIVTFTKKATHEFKERCEKKGLSKEYHISTFHSFCYHVLKKYDASKNWSKFKLLSESKKWEITKDILSVYRFEIGGIPFPILLKNNGKNFRKISETGYDFYLESFRSWKDKHQYFEFDDLIFDFLHFLDSASANLVKERWTSLIIDEFQDTDEVQLQIIQKMKFQSITVVGDDWQAIYGFRGATPKPFLDFPKHFPEVIQFFLSTNYRSKESIIKSSLLPLNHNKDKIPKQVQNFRKEKGTFLVERIRETTKRPMEIWKHWQTKDPNTIILTRSNYRKNEWIQSGVPHSQVMTIHSAKGLEFQTVLLDLVLGWSESRNDIDEAEERRILYVGLSRAKDNLVLLIPDKPKPERLADQMSGDFSFRNRLRNRTLRWARLW
- a CDS encoding DUF6989 domain-containing protein; translation: MKPKFLAEEFLLALYFLVFSIVSGLVFYWSDSPSGIKLASLTLLFHISFVVLSLGLRWHTPFRIWKFLVPLSIFMVFPDWFLSSALQILVFPEDGFLKIGTVSGYMAGLWVIPLFICVYTGIKLEEMSVSIIGTGLWVGITALVIFGTSEATMWILGSWYPQNVKMWGKVAYYVLVPEMILGITAYLAYQGFSYSAYIFQIAMGFLVMILYIGNLSFFYLLFEKIL